One genomic window of Garra rufa chromosome 24, GarRuf1.0, whole genome shotgun sequence includes the following:
- the LOC141300173 gene encoding uncharacterized protein, with translation MIIDDRKENKDDRQLPVKDTSVKLAGQDKDPEVQHGVKPQEKQVNGDGPLNSPTNDKMLRAELDWAVPMCVHLPIEILNHEQAFPFLNTTLADLGIEESAVKERVVWVDTKRTRVKGKSGKLKEKEVTVLEVRVKAQHPGERQYQEVLYSTESHTDRSFCKSGVDIIPWRHTQPAENVLQPVEMTVALDTMSESKSKWQKTEEKQDLPITK, from the exons ATGATCATAGACGACAGGAAAGAAAACAAAGACGATCGACAGCTGCCAGTTAAAGACACCAGTGTCAAGCTGGCAGGCCAGGATAAAGATCCAGAGGTCCAGCATGGGGTCAAGCCCCAGGAGAAGCAGGTGAATGGAGACGGGCCCTTAAACTCCCCAACCAATGACAAAATGCTCCGAGCCGAGCTGGACTGGGCAGTACCAATGTGTGTGCACCTGCCAATTGAGATTCTGAACCATGAGCAGGCATTTCCCTTCCTGAACACCACACTTGCTGACCTCGGCATCGAAGA ATCAGCGGTCAAGGAGCGTGTGGTGTGGGTGGACACTAAGCGCACCCGGGTGAAGGGGAAGTCTGGGAAACTGAAGGAGAAGGAGGTGACTGTGCTGGAGGTGCGTGTGAAAGCACAACACCCAGGAGAACGTCAATATCAGGAGGTTCTCTACAGCACCGAGTCTCACACCGATCGCTCCTTCTGCAAAAGCGGGGTGGACATTATCCCGTGGAGACACACACAGCCAG cag AAAATGTACTCCAGCCGGTGGAAATGACTGTGGCTTTGGACACAATGTCAGAGTCCAAGTCCAAATGGCAGAAGacagaagaaaaacaagactTGCCAATCACAAAGTGA